A window of Hordeum vulgare subsp. vulgare chromosome 5H, MorexV3_pseudomolecules_assembly, whole genome shotgun sequence genomic DNA:
GGCCGAGAAGAATGAGTTGGAGCTGCAGCAGTGCTACAAGGCTCAATCCCGCTTGTCTGAGCAGCTCGTTTCCGAGATAAACGAGGCGAAAACGTCCAAAGCGCTGCTCAAAGAGAAGGAGGCGCTGATTACAACTTTGCAGAGTGAACTTGGGCAGACTAGGTATTGAATGTGATGGGTAGTTTTGCTGCTGTGTTTAATTGAGTATGAGCATTGCTGTTGATGTCTGGATGAAACTTTTGCAGAGAAGAGAACGTACAGCTAAAGGAGTCGCTTGAAGAGAAGACAAACGCTTTAGATCTTCTCATTCAGGAGCACCAGGCGGCTAAAGCAGAACTTGAACGGGTGCTGACGAAACTGAAAGCTGTGGAGCATGAGAACACTCAGCTGGTCGAGCGATTGATGCAAGCAAAGATGGTGGAGGCAGAGAAGCTTAATGAGGTACCCTGTTGTCTCCTTTTACTATTGCTATAAGACTTCACCGTTACTGTACGAGCTATCGCAATTTGAAGACTGTTCAAGGATTGTGCTTGCCTATTAAGCACCTGTTAGGCCCACTAATATGATACAGAAAAAAATCTTCTCACCTGTTAACAATGCACAATCGCTCGACCAGTCAATCTACGATGAGATACCTCGAGTGCCAGCATGCTTAGCTGCGTACCATGACATAACGCAAGAGACTTGCTGTACTATATTTGGTGGTCTTTTGCTTCGGTCTCAGTTTTTATTATTTAAATACTTTAGCTCTCTATAAGTTTACATGATAACAGTAGTGCTCCTTTTATCCGTAAAACTATTGACTCCTTTTGGAATTGTATGTAATGTTGAAACCCTTTCGTTTCCGTAGCAAGAGTGGAAATAGAAGAACTACTAATTTATAGTTGTTTTAGCTGTCAGAGATGTTTTATTTGTTTATCAGTATGTTTTACATAGATAACTGTGCCCAGAGAATTTGTATATACCAAAAACTGCTGCTTTAACCTGTGTGGAGAAAATTGTTCAGGCCAATGCGATGTATGAGGAGATGGTCCTAAAGCTCAAGGCAGCTGGGCTTGGCGCTGGCGGAATACAACACAATGCACAGCAAGAAGCTGATGGCGTCATTCGTCGGTCTGAAGCTGGATATGTCGACATCATGGAAACACCAATCCCATCTACATGCAGGGTCACCATCCGTGCTCATGATGGTGGGTGTGGatctataatttttcagaatAACACAGATAAGCTAATCAGTGGTGGCCAGGATCAAACTGTCAAGATATGGTCTGCACATACCGGTGCTTTAACCTCCACTCTGCAGGGTTGCTTGGGGACTGTCAACGATCTTGCCGTGACCAATGATAACAAGTTTGTGATTGCCGCCTGTAGCTCTAACAAGTTGTTTGTATGGGAAATTAATGGGGGGCGTCCTCGTCACACTCTGACTGGCCACACAAAAAATGTCTGTTCTGTAGGCGCAAGCTGGGCGAAAAGTTTGGTCATTGCTAGTTCATCCAATGACCGCACTATCAAGATCTGGGATCTCCAGACTGGCTTCTGTAAAAGCACCATAATGTCAGCAAGCAACCCCAATACGCTAGCTTTCATCCATGGCGATTCCATTTGCTCAGGTCATAGGGATGGAAGCCTGAAGTTCCACGATATCCGCAGTGGAAAATGCTTTGCCACGGTAGCAGGTCATGCCGATGTCAGCTCGGTCTGTGTAACCCGGAGCAAAAATCATGTTCTTTCAAGTGGGAGAGACGGTGTGCACAAGCTTTTTGATGTTAGAATGCCGACGGAGGTAGTGGAGATTTGTGGAACATTCAGGGCCCCGAGTAACAGATTGATTGGCAGCTGGGGCAGAGCTTGTATAAGCCCGGATGAGAACTGCATAGCGGCTGGCTGCTCTGATGGGTCCGTTTGCATATGGTCGAGGTCGAAGAACGAGGGTCCGACCATCCTAGAGGGCCATTCGCTGCCGGTTGTTACAAGTGCATGGTCTGAGTTTGGACCTCTTGCCACCGCCGACAAGAATCATATTCATATATGGGCTTGAGACCTGCGTTTCCTTTGGTCATTCAA
This region includes:
- the LOC123452196 gene encoding autophagy-related protein 16, encoding MAGRQHQPGDAGGGRKALMLCVRGTARGVGVRVREAGKGGGRRPWLSPGSKAAWEAEMPLAVAKAGIFRSIRISLGPVGFRPSSSPSPYPTRAHLTSVKKKKVQSISTEPGGLPWRPGHATPSAPFLFRFRLPLHPSQSPSPRRAAPPRRTRHLADAADGIDPSMTQAEADAGKAAIRRALRSLRRRHLVEEGAHRPAIEALNRPFAAHALEWKEKAEKNELELQQCYKAQSRLSEQLVSEINEAKTSKALLKEKEALITTLQSELGQTREENVQLKESLEEKTNALDLLIQEHQAAKAELERVLTKLKAVEHENTQLVERLMQAKMVEAEKLNEANAMYEEMVLKLKAAGLGAGGIQHNAQQEADGVIRRSEAGYVDIMETPIPSTCRVTIRAHDGGCGSIIFQNNTDKLISGGQDQTVKIWSAHTGALTSTLQGCLGTVNDLAVTNDNKFVIAACSSNKLFVWEINGGRPRHTLTGHTKNVCSVGASWAKSLVIASSSNDRTIKIWDLQTGFCKSTIMSASNPNTLAFIHGDSICSGHRDGSLKFHDIRSGKCFATVAGHADVSSVCVTRSKNHVLSSGRDGVHKLFDVRMPTEVVEICGTFRAPSNRLIGSWGRACISPDENCIAAGCSDGSVCIWSRSKNEGPTILEGHSLPVVTSAWSEFGPLATADKNHIHIWA